The following coding sequences lie in one Salvelinus fontinalis isolate EN_2023a chromosome 21, ASM2944872v1, whole genome shotgun sequence genomic window:
- the LOC129818640 gene encoding protein FAM222A-like isoform X1, protein MIPQGPSGCRSQKAAAMLACLQRRQQNLSSQRLVCTPKILDAPQQQQQQQPSTRKSELSSMNGPRYPSPAELDAFAQKTASSPLSIKIFPSNIRVPQHKQLNRTVNGLDTTCTQHYSPYSGAYQGLLGVVKASVSVVKGVLKNSEGKRTKHSPAQTAAAPYNLFCNNRHGQQKSYRIGSCKPHDGPNVSVPSNIIGAASVIPTPVEQTLAPQSDLDVQSLLRQINRHTHSQALQHGGGAQPSPSLQAVAAVACSDSGFTLGVAPQSSLAYSGAVLPTQSADMAKAGYLDRVDYSTWQHKQQQQHYQHGALRIYNNARMGSGGGAVVSRSPENCLPLACSAQLSYRPHPLSAGTNGAGAGIGQDRVSSSPLNCAAMHGEFSVGQYFAPPWNSVLVTPDSDCYNPQELLPGSSIVRPRDMGLSHPHPNHHPNRQLHPHPHPQAYATDQSLGLCFGLPSTSLCHASVLSSSLQSLECLISEIHPPCIKERMLGRGYEAVGMPQLLDHNLQHTHIQLPVFR, encoded by the exons gatCCCCCAAGGTCCGAGCGGCTGTAGATCCCAGAAAGCAGCAGCCATGTTAGCCTGCCTACAGAGACGGCAGCAGAACCTCTCATCTCAGCGTCTGGTATGCACCCCCAAGATCCTGGATGCtccgcagcagcagcagcagcagcagcccagCACACGAAAAA gTGAGCTGTCCTCCATGAATGGCCCTCGGTATCCATCCCCTGCAGAGCTGGATGCCTTTGCCCAGAAGACGGCCAGCAGCCCCCTGTCCATCAAGATCTTCCCATCCAACATCAGAGTGCCGCAGCACAAACAGCTGAACAGGACGGTCAACGGCCTGGACACCACATGCACCCAGCACTACAGTCCCTACTCAGGAGCCTACCAGGGCCTACTGGGTGTTGTAAAGGCCTCCGTCTCCGTGGTCAAAGGCGTGCTGAAAAATTCTGAGGGCAAGAGGACGAAACATTCCCCCGCCCAAACTGCAGCGGCACCATACAACCTTTTCTGTAACAACAGACACGGGCAGCAGAAGAGCTACCGCATAGGCTCCTGCAAGCCTCATGACGGGCCAAATGTGTCTGTACCCTCTAATATCATTGGGGCTGCGTCAGTCATTCCCACCCCGGTAGAGCAGACTCTGGCCCCTCAGTCGGACCTGGACGTCCAGAGCCTGCTGAGGCAGATAAACAGACACACCCACAGCCAGGCCCTGCAGCACGGGGGAGGGGCCCAGCCAAGCCCTTCCCTTCAGGCTGTGGCCGCTGTAGCCTGCTCAGACTCTGGCTTTACGCTGGGAGTAGCGCCCCAGAGCAGTCTGGCATATTCGGGGGCCGTGCTGCCCACCCAGAGTGCAGATATGGCCAAGGCTGGCTACCTGGACAGAGTGGATTATAGCACATGGCAGCacaaacaacagcagcagcactaTCAACATGGGGCGCTAAGGATATACAACAATGCTCGGATGGGCAGCGGGGGAGGTGCCGTGGTCAGCCGCTCTCCAGAGAATTGTCTCCCTTTGGCCTGCTCGGCACAGCTCTCCTATAGGCCTCACCCCCTCAGTGCAGGCACTAACGGGGCAGGAGCAGGGATAGGGCAGGACCGGGTTAGCTCCTCCCCTCTGAACTGTGCTGCCATGCATGGGGAGTTCTCTGTGGGCCAGTACTTCGCCCCTCCCTGGAACAGTGTTCTGGTCACTCCGGACAGCGACTGTTACAACCCTCAGGAGCTGCTGCCTGGCTCCTCTATTGTCCGGCCCAGAGACATGGGGCTCTCCCACCCTCATCCAAACCATCACCCCAACCGCCAGCTCCACCCCCACCCTCACCCCCAGGCCTATGCCACAGACCAAAGCCTGGGCCTCTGTTTTGGGCTGCCAAGCACCAGCCTGTGCCACGCCTCTGTGCTGAGCAGCAGCCTGCAGTCTCTGGAGTGCCTGATCAGTGAGATCCACCCACCCTGCATTAAGGAGCGCATGCTGGGACGAGGCTATGAGGCGGTAGGGATGCCCCAGCTACTGGACCACAACCTACAGCACACCCACATTCAGCTGCCTGTGTTCCGATAA
- the LOC129818640 gene encoding protein FAM222A-like isoform X2, with product MLACLQRRQQNLSSQRLVCTPKILDAPQQQQQQQPSTRKSELSSMNGPRYPSPAELDAFAQKTASSPLSIKIFPSNIRVPQHKQLNRTVNGLDTTCTQHYSPYSGAYQGLLGVVKASVSVVKGVLKNSEGKRTKHSPAQTAAAPYNLFCNNRHGQQKSYRIGSCKPHDGPNVSVPSNIIGAASVIPTPVEQTLAPQSDLDVQSLLRQINRHTHSQALQHGGGAQPSPSLQAVAAVACSDSGFTLGVAPQSSLAYSGAVLPTQSADMAKAGYLDRVDYSTWQHKQQQQHYQHGALRIYNNARMGSGGGAVVSRSPENCLPLACSAQLSYRPHPLSAGTNGAGAGIGQDRVSSSPLNCAAMHGEFSVGQYFAPPWNSVLVTPDSDCYNPQELLPGSSIVRPRDMGLSHPHPNHHPNRQLHPHPHPQAYATDQSLGLCFGLPSTSLCHASVLSSSLQSLECLISEIHPPCIKERMLGRGYEAVGMPQLLDHNLQHTHIQLPVFR from the exons ATGTTAGCCTGCCTACAGAGACGGCAGCAGAACCTCTCATCTCAGCGTCTGGTATGCACCCCCAAGATCCTGGATGCtccgcagcagcagcagcagcagcagcccagCACACGAAAAA gTGAGCTGTCCTCCATGAATGGCCCTCGGTATCCATCCCCTGCAGAGCTGGATGCCTTTGCCCAGAAGACGGCCAGCAGCCCCCTGTCCATCAAGATCTTCCCATCCAACATCAGAGTGCCGCAGCACAAACAGCTGAACAGGACGGTCAACGGCCTGGACACCACATGCACCCAGCACTACAGTCCCTACTCAGGAGCCTACCAGGGCCTACTGGGTGTTGTAAAGGCCTCCGTCTCCGTGGTCAAAGGCGTGCTGAAAAATTCTGAGGGCAAGAGGACGAAACATTCCCCCGCCCAAACTGCAGCGGCACCATACAACCTTTTCTGTAACAACAGACACGGGCAGCAGAAGAGCTACCGCATAGGCTCCTGCAAGCCTCATGACGGGCCAAATGTGTCTGTACCCTCTAATATCATTGGGGCTGCGTCAGTCATTCCCACCCCGGTAGAGCAGACTCTGGCCCCTCAGTCGGACCTGGACGTCCAGAGCCTGCTGAGGCAGATAAACAGACACACCCACAGCCAGGCCCTGCAGCACGGGGGAGGGGCCCAGCCAAGCCCTTCCCTTCAGGCTGTGGCCGCTGTAGCCTGCTCAGACTCTGGCTTTACGCTGGGAGTAGCGCCCCAGAGCAGTCTGGCATATTCGGGGGCCGTGCTGCCCACCCAGAGTGCAGATATGGCCAAGGCTGGCTACCTGGACAGAGTGGATTATAGCACATGGCAGCacaaacaacagcagcagcactaTCAACATGGGGCGCTAAGGATATACAACAATGCTCGGATGGGCAGCGGGGGAGGTGCCGTGGTCAGCCGCTCTCCAGAGAATTGTCTCCCTTTGGCCTGCTCGGCACAGCTCTCCTATAGGCCTCACCCCCTCAGTGCAGGCACTAACGGGGCAGGAGCAGGGATAGGGCAGGACCGGGTTAGCTCCTCCCCTCTGAACTGTGCTGCCATGCATGGGGAGTTCTCTGTGGGCCAGTACTTCGCCCCTCCCTGGAACAGTGTTCTGGTCACTCCGGACAGCGACTGTTACAACCCTCAGGAGCTGCTGCCTGGCTCCTCTATTGTCCGGCCCAGAGACATGGGGCTCTCCCACCCTCATCCAAACCATCACCCCAACCGCCAGCTCCACCCCCACCCTCACCCCCAGGCCTATGCCACAGACCAAAGCCTGGGCCTCTGTTTTGGGCTGCCAAGCACCAGCCTGTGCCACGCCTCTGTGCTGAGCAGCAGCCTGCAGTCTCTGGAGTGCCTGATCAGTGAGATCCACCCACCCTGCATTAAGGAGCGCATGCTGGGACGAGGCTATGAGGCGGTAGGGATGCCCCAGCTACTGGACCACAACCTACAGCACACCCACATTCAGCTGCCTGTGTTCCGATAA
- the LOC129818640 gene encoding protein FAM222A-like isoform X3, which produces MNGPRYPSPAELDAFAQKTASSPLSIKIFPSNIRVPQHKQLNRTVNGLDTTCTQHYSPYSGAYQGLLGVVKASVSVVKGVLKNSEGKRTKHSPAQTAAAPYNLFCNNRHGQQKSYRIGSCKPHDGPNVSVPSNIIGAASVIPTPVEQTLAPQSDLDVQSLLRQINRHTHSQALQHGGGAQPSPSLQAVAAVACSDSGFTLGVAPQSSLAYSGAVLPTQSADMAKAGYLDRVDYSTWQHKQQQQHYQHGALRIYNNARMGSGGGAVVSRSPENCLPLACSAQLSYRPHPLSAGTNGAGAGIGQDRVSSSPLNCAAMHGEFSVGQYFAPPWNSVLVTPDSDCYNPQELLPGSSIVRPRDMGLSHPHPNHHPNRQLHPHPHPQAYATDQSLGLCFGLPSTSLCHASVLSSSLQSLECLISEIHPPCIKERMLGRGYEAVGMPQLLDHNLQHTHIQLPVFR; this is translated from the coding sequence ATGAATGGCCCTCGGTATCCATCCCCTGCAGAGCTGGATGCCTTTGCCCAGAAGACGGCCAGCAGCCCCCTGTCCATCAAGATCTTCCCATCCAACATCAGAGTGCCGCAGCACAAACAGCTGAACAGGACGGTCAACGGCCTGGACACCACATGCACCCAGCACTACAGTCCCTACTCAGGAGCCTACCAGGGCCTACTGGGTGTTGTAAAGGCCTCCGTCTCCGTGGTCAAAGGCGTGCTGAAAAATTCTGAGGGCAAGAGGACGAAACATTCCCCCGCCCAAACTGCAGCGGCACCATACAACCTTTTCTGTAACAACAGACACGGGCAGCAGAAGAGCTACCGCATAGGCTCCTGCAAGCCTCATGACGGGCCAAATGTGTCTGTACCCTCTAATATCATTGGGGCTGCGTCAGTCATTCCCACCCCGGTAGAGCAGACTCTGGCCCCTCAGTCGGACCTGGACGTCCAGAGCCTGCTGAGGCAGATAAACAGACACACCCACAGCCAGGCCCTGCAGCACGGGGGAGGGGCCCAGCCAAGCCCTTCCCTTCAGGCTGTGGCCGCTGTAGCCTGCTCAGACTCTGGCTTTACGCTGGGAGTAGCGCCCCAGAGCAGTCTGGCATATTCGGGGGCCGTGCTGCCCACCCAGAGTGCAGATATGGCCAAGGCTGGCTACCTGGACAGAGTGGATTATAGCACATGGCAGCacaaacaacagcagcagcactaTCAACATGGGGCGCTAAGGATATACAACAATGCTCGGATGGGCAGCGGGGGAGGTGCCGTGGTCAGCCGCTCTCCAGAGAATTGTCTCCCTTTGGCCTGCTCGGCACAGCTCTCCTATAGGCCTCACCCCCTCAGTGCAGGCACTAACGGGGCAGGAGCAGGGATAGGGCAGGACCGGGTTAGCTCCTCCCCTCTGAACTGTGCTGCCATGCATGGGGAGTTCTCTGTGGGCCAGTACTTCGCCCCTCCCTGGAACAGTGTTCTGGTCACTCCGGACAGCGACTGTTACAACCCTCAGGAGCTGCTGCCTGGCTCCTCTATTGTCCGGCCCAGAGACATGGGGCTCTCCCACCCTCATCCAAACCATCACCCCAACCGCCAGCTCCACCCCCACCCTCACCCCCAGGCCTATGCCACAGACCAAAGCCTGGGCCTCTGTTTTGGGCTGCCAAGCACCAGCCTGTGCCACGCCTCTGTGCTGAGCAGCAGCCTGCAGTCTCTGGAGTGCCTGATCAGTGAGATCCACCCACCCTGCATTAAGGAGCGCATGCTGGGACGAGGCTATGAGGCGGTAGGGATGCCCCAGCTACTGGACCACAACCTACAGCACACCCACATTCAGCTGCCTGTGTTCCGATAA